The following nucleotide sequence is from Acidobacteriota bacterium.
CACCAGAACGGCCCTCGCTCCGAGGAAGCTTTCGTGGATTTGAATTGTGCTGGCCTTTCGAAAGACCTGCTTGAATCCGAACTGTTTGGACATCAAAAAGGCGCCTTTACCGGCGCCATCGCCAACAAAACTGGCCTCTTTGAAATAGCGCATCAGGGCACGGTCTTTTTGGATGAAATGGGTGATTTGGACCTGCAAATCCAGCCTAAATTGCTCAAAGTACTCGAAGAAAAGCGGTTCCGGCGGCTGGGCGACGTACGCGACCGCCAGATTGATATTCGACTGATCGCCGCAACCCACCAGAACCTGGCTGTTTCCGTCCGGGAAAAACAGTTTCGGAGCGACCTTTTCTTTCGCATCAGCACCATTGTTCTGACCGTACCGCCGCTACACGAACGGGTCGAGGATATTCCATTGCTGGTTCAGTATCTGCTTGAAAAAATTGTCGGGGATCTTGGCCGGCGACCAGTTGAATTAACACCAGACGCCATGAAGGCCCTCAAGGAATATCGTTGGCCTGGGAATGTGCGCGAGTTGCGCAATGTGCTGGAACGGGCGGTCCTGCTCAGTACCAGTTCAACCCTTGATCGAAAAGATTTGCATTTCACCATGTCGCTCGTTGATGACGAGGACCCATCACCTTTCTTTCTGGATACCCATCTGACCCTGCACGAACTGGAGCAACGCTACATTGAGAAGATTCTCCAGCTTGAAAATAACCGGATTGACTCAGCCGCCAAACGGCTTGGCATTTCCAAGAGCACCCTCTATGAAAAGATTAAGAAATATCAAAACTGAAGACGTTGGGCTGAAGATATCGGGCTGAAGATATCGGGCTGAAGATATCGGGCTGAAGACTCGCAAGCTCGGGGCTGAAGACATCGGGCTGAAGAAATTCGACCAATTCGAAAGTGTTGATTTCTAACCACTAACCACTAACCACTAACCACTAACCACTAACCACTAACCACTAATCACTAAATGGTTTCTTCATTCTTCCTGGTCCTTCTCCGGAAATCGAACTCGGCTCTCCGGAAATCGGAAATACGGCCTGAGCATCAAGGATGATCTCAACGGATCCAACCCCGACAAATCCTTATACTATTTTGCAAGGAACACCTTGTGTTAGGAAACAATCAAGTAACTCAATCAAATGAGCTTAGCGAACTACTGACCACTGACTACTGACTCCAAACTGGTAGTATATTTAAAGATCTTAAGACTCAAAGCGGCCAGTCTGGTCATTGTGGCACACAGCTTGCCTTTGAGAAAGTCACGACGAAACGGCACTCCTGAAGATCATCCCTTTCGATACCCACTTTTGAGACCTGTTCTCGTTCCAGAATAAACTCATGGGTTCAAATAAAATCCTTGTTGT
It contains:
- a CDS encoding sigma-54-dependent Fis family transcriptional regulator yields the protein MKSKVLIVDDEPEIRFGIRDFLELNRFQVEEADSCQAAQEIFQAIRPDVVILDYLLPDGDALELLPRLKEIDPSVPILILTAHGSIASAVRAIKEGAEQFLTKPIELPALLIIIQRLLDDLRLRRKQAAGKSRQARDAVNPFLGDSPAIQNLADQAHRVLVTDSPVLIQGETGVGKGVLAKWLHQNGPRSEEAFVDLNCAGLSKDLLESELFGHQKGAFTGAIANKTGLFEIAHQGTVFLDEMGDLDLQIQPKLLKVLEEKRFRRLGDVRDRQIDIRLIAATHQNLAVSVREKQFRSDLFFRISTIVLTVPPLHERVEDIPLLVQYLLEKIVGDLGRRPVELTPDAMKALKEYRWPGNVRELRNVLERAVLLSTSSTLDRKDLHFTMSLVDDEDPSPFFLDTHLTLHELEQRYIEKILQLENNRIDSAAKRLGISKSTLYEKIKKYQN